A genomic region of Natronoarchaeum mannanilyticum contains the following coding sequences:
- a CDS encoding PadR family transcriptional regulator, with amino-acid sequence MYDLTGFQRDLLYVIAGLDDPHGLAIKEELEEYYEKEIHHGRLYPNLDTLVEKGLAEKGQLDRRTNYYSLTARGRREIEARRDWEAQYVDEALEAAEAN; translated from the coding sequence ATGTACGACCTGACCGGATTTCAGCGCGACCTTCTGTACGTGATCGCCGGACTGGACGATCCTCACGGCCTCGCGATCAAGGAGGAACTCGAGGAGTACTACGAGAAGGAGATCCACCACGGGCGGCTGTACCCGAACCTCGACACGCTCGTCGAAAAAGGGCTCGCCGAGAAGGGCCAGCTCGACCGGCGAACCAACTACTACTCGCTGACGGCCCGAGGCCGCCGGGAGATCGAAGCCCGGCGCGACTGGGAAGCCCAGTACGTCGACGAGGCGCTGGAAGCCGCCGAAGCCAACTGA
- a CDS encoding DUF7563 family protein, whose amino-acid sequence MPTCNNCGSFVTRDFARVFGDNKENVSACVECTTGRDLKSGAAKQ is encoded by the coding sequence ATGCCCACCTGCAACAACTGCGGTTCGTTCGTGACCCGCGACTTCGCGCGCGTGTTCGGCGACAACAAAGAGAACGTCAGCGCCTGCGTCGAGTGCACGACTGGGCGCGATCTCAAGTCGGGCGCGGCGAAACAGTAA
- a CDS encoding TrkH family potassium uptake protein yields MPSHVDYRSSLSFVGTVLKYISVPFAFPLLAAVWYGESPIPFVVTILVALAVGEGLERLEPDPQLGHREGFLLVGATWLAVPLIGTLPYLVAGQGTIAQPVDALFESMSGFTTTGATVLGEISIDRHGRGIMMYRQLTQWLGGMGIVVLMVAILPELSVGGAQLMKEEAPGFGIDRLKPRIAQTARTLWKIYAGLTLLAALVYYGLGLFGAAPEMSAYNAVAHALTTMPTGGFSPEARSAEAFAPVVQWAMIPFMIVAGTNFALLWYALDGHPSRLLGDSEFRTYLAALTGIGALIAALLYAGPGLDSTPSEVAPIVGAVEPALRQALFQVVAIVTTTGYASMDFNTWSAPAQTILLFAMFLGGSVGSAAGGIKIVRWYVIYRMVDRELYTTVHPEAVRPIRVSGSVIDEDTITGLVGFTLLFLLLFAFSTVLIYLDTLRTPGLSLNGLEAMSVTMATLGNIGPGFGPVGPMNSYGEFSAAARLYMVFLMWIGRLEIISVLVLLTPTFWRR; encoded by the coding sequence ATGCCGAGCCACGTCGACTACAGGTCCTCGCTCAGCTTCGTCGGGACCGTCCTGAAGTACATCTCCGTCCCGTTCGCGTTCCCCCTGCTTGCGGCAGTGTGGTACGGTGAAAGCCCGATCCCGTTCGTCGTGACGATTTTGGTCGCGCTCGCAGTCGGCGAGGGACTCGAACGCCTCGAACCCGACCCTCAGCTCGGCCACCGCGAGGGGTTCTTGCTCGTGGGCGCGACCTGGCTCGCGGTTCCTCTGATCGGGACGCTGCCCTACCTCGTCGCCGGGCAGGGGACCATCGCCCAACCGGTCGACGCGCTGTTCGAGAGCATGAGCGGGTTCACGACGACCGGCGCGACGGTGCTGGGCGAGATTTCGATCGACCGCCACGGCCGAGGGATCATGATGTACCGGCAGTTAACGCAGTGGCTCGGCGGGATGGGGATCGTCGTGCTGATGGTCGCGATCCTCCCCGAACTGTCGGTCGGCGGCGCCCAGTTGATGAAGGAGGAGGCGCCAGGCTTCGGTATCGACCGGCTCAAGCCGCGAATCGCACAGACGGCGCGGACGCTGTGGAAGATCTACGCGGGACTGACGCTGCTCGCGGCGCTGGTGTACTACGGGCTGGGCCTTTTCGGTGCGGCCCCCGAGATGAGCGCCTACAACGCCGTCGCCCACGCGCTGACGACGATGCCGACCGGCGGGTTCTCACCGGAAGCCAGGAGCGCCGAGGCGTTCGCGCCGGTCGTCCAGTGGGCGATGATCCCGTTCATGATCGTCGCCGGGACGAACTTCGCGCTACTGTGGTACGCGCTCGACGGGCATCCCTCGCGCCTGCTCGGCGACTCGGAGTTCCGGACGTACCTCGCGGCGCTGACCGGGATCGGGGCGCTGATCGCTGCGCTGCTGTACGCCGGCCCCGGTCTCGACTCGACGCCGAGCGAGGTCGCGCCGATCGTCGGCGCGGTCGAGCCCGCGCTCCGGCAGGCGCTGTTCCAGGTCGTCGCCATCGTCACGACGACCGGGTACGCGAGCATGGACTTCAACACCTGGAGCGCGCCGGCCCAGACCATACTCCTGTTCGCGATGTTCCTCGGGGGATCGGTCGGATCGGCCGCCGGCGGGATCAAGATCGTCCGCTGGTACGTGATCTACCGGATGGTCGACCGAGAGCTGTACACGACGGTCCACCCCGAGGCGGTTCGGCCGATCCGGGTTTCCGGGTCGGTCATCGACGAGGACACCATCACCGGACTGGTCGGCTTCACGCTGCTGTTCTTGCTGCTGTTTGCGTTCTCGACGGTTCTCATCTACCTCGACACGCTGCGGACGCCGGGACTATCGCTGAACGGGCTGGAGGCGATGAGCGTCACGATGGCGACGCTGGGCAACATCGGGCCGGGCTTCGGTCCCGTCGGACCGATGAACAGCTACGGTGAGTTTTCCGCCGCCGCGAGGCTGTACATGGTGTTCCTGATGTGGATCGGCCGCCTGGAGATCATCTCCGTGCTGGTGCTGCTGACGCCGACGTTCTGGCGGCGGTGA
- a CDS encoding universal stress protein, producing the protein MESADRGLDIEHPDDAVGGEDGTQSILYPVFEDHDAYTFEIARDVAEGADAGLIVLDLVEDEESLTDEAHTVGKQLLRSKLDEHHDVSVSSLIETTSDPPETVAKIAQAYDVHLIVFDRHTPDALVDSLRGDVAERISDRVHCDAVSVDHAGDDRLSSILVPIADGPHSPLAVSVAGALGKGADAAVELFHVSTGGDTDRVDELFERALARLPDDVDADTWHLERADVADAIVEQSEYYDVTAIGEPQKNRLKRFVLGSVTDDISDRADNTVLVCRRSDGQKFDI; encoded by the coding sequence ATGGAATCCGCCGACAGGGGCCTCGATATTGAGCACCCCGACGACGCGGTAGGCGGCGAGGACGGGACGCAGTCGATCCTCTATCCGGTGTTCGAGGACCACGACGCGTACACGTTTGAGATCGCCCGCGATGTCGCCGAGGGCGCCGACGCCGGACTGATCGTCCTCGATCTCGTGGAGGACGAAGAGTCCCTCACGGACGAGGCCCACACCGTCGGCAAGCAGCTCTTGCGGTCAAAGCTCGACGAGCATCACGACGTCAGCGTCAGTTCGCTGATCGAGACGACGTCGGATCCCCCAGAGACCGTCGCGAAAATCGCGCAGGCGTACGACGTGCACCTGATCGTGTTCGATCGCCACACGCCGGACGCGCTCGTCGATTCGCTCCGGGGCGACGTCGCGGAGCGCATCAGCGACCGCGTCCACTGCGACGCGGTGTCCGTCGATCACGCGGGCGACGACCGCCTCTCGTCGATTCTCGTTCCGATCGCCGACGGCCCCCACTCCCCGCTCGCCGTGTCGGTCGCCGGCGCTCTCGGGAAAGGGGCGGACGCCGCCGTCGAACTGTTCCACGTGTCCACGGGTGGCGATACCGACCGAGTCGATGAACTCTTCGAACGCGCGCTCGCTCGGCTACCGGACGACGTCGACGCCGACACGTGGCACCTCGAACGCGCGGACGTCGCGGACGCCATCGTCGAACAGTCCGAGTACTACGACGTGACGGCGATCGGAGAGCCACAGAAGAACCGGCTCAAGCGGTTCGTTCTCGGTTCGGTCACCGACGATATCAGCGATCGCGCGGACAACACGGTTCTCGTCTGTCGGCGAAGCGACGGCCAGAAATTCGATATTTGA
- a CDS encoding TrkA family potassium uptake protein — protein MYIVIVGAGSIGTPLIEIATTGGNNVVVIEEDEQKAERAATEYDCLVLNDDATSKETLLDAEADRADALISTTDQDATNIMVSLLAKELDVPHIVSVVHNPDHMNLFSRIGVNTMQNPQRLIAEYLYRAVKRPTIVDYMRIGEEAEVFEIRVGEEATVVGKTIQEAAQEGLLEDDMLIVAIEREGTDHPITPRGNTEIHAGDLVTVYSGHGATPEVTDMFGHFEDHDGSTDER, from the coding sequence ATGTACATCGTCATCGTCGGCGCCGGGAGCATCGGCACCCCTCTGATCGAGATCGCGACGACGGGCGGCAACAACGTGGTCGTGATCGAAGAGGACGAACAGAAGGCGGAACGTGCGGCAACGGAGTACGACTGCCTGGTCCTCAACGACGACGCGACGTCAAAGGAGACGCTGCTCGACGCCGAAGCCGACCGAGCGGACGCGCTCATCTCCACGACCGATCAGGACGCGACCAACATCATGGTCAGCCTGCTCGCGAAGGAACTCGACGTCCCCCACATCGTCTCGGTCGTCCACAACCCCGATCACATGAACCTGTTTAGCCGGATTGGCGTGAACACGATGCAGAATCCACAGCGGCTCATCGCGGAATATCTCTACCGTGCGGTCAAACGCCCCACCATCGTCGATTACATGCGCATCGGCGAGGAGGCCGAGGTATTCGAGATCCGCGTCGGCGAGGAGGCGACCGTCGTCGGCAAGACCATCCAAGAAGCCGCCCAGGAGGGGCTACTCGAGGATGACATGCTCATCGTCGCGATCGAGCGGGAGGGAACGGATCACCCGATCACCCCGCGCGGGAACACGGAAATTCACGCCGGCGACCTCGTGACGGTGTACTCCGGGCACGGCGCGACGCCCGAGGTGACGGACATGTTCGGCCACTTCGAGGATCACGACGGCTCGACGGACGAACGTTGA
- a CDS encoding TrkH family potassium uptake protein has translation MARNRSDGIIPTDLAIIARDVGSLLAMEGALMTFTFAVALLFTEWYPALAFLVAGGVTAAVGLGARRAFADAPNPRMKHGMVIAAAGWFCVAVFGAIPFLLSAYLTPAEAMQSYVLSAPSPEDYEAVTVFGMQSRSSLVYFRNPLHAMFESMSGWTGSGLTMAVHEPTLPRAIQWWRSLMQWVGGVGVIVLTTAILARPGSGSYALYRSEAREEKIHPSIIDTVQTVWKIFVLYTALAVVAMFVAISLSDYGSQLPTWQAFWQALNHAMTGLSTGGFSVTDNSIGTYDSTLIETVLLPIMTLGAIAFPIHYGILANRDTSLLWEDLQTRWLFVLFGAGVVVLSLQNAVAVTEVFDPTDYGGLQAVGLSAAQTTAIRDSVFQWISALSCTGFQSSSIGGWSDAGKFVLTLPMVIGGAAGSTVGGIKIIRAYTIGRGIVWQFARVFLPESAVVTATIDGRTLSRNEMEREFSEAAIVSLLWIALLVASAIVLVNVAGPDFGLADAVFEVASAQGNVGLSSGITGPSMNPFAESMFVFNMWIGRLEIIPVLVFGRSLIYGLHPQ, from the coding sequence ATGGCGCGAAATCGATCGGACGGTATAATTCCGACGGACCTCGCGATCATCGCGAGAGACGTCGGGTCGCTGCTCGCCATGGAGGGCGCGCTGATGACGTTCACGTTCGCCGTCGCGCTCCTGTTTACCGAGTGGTACCCCGCGCTGGCGTTTCTCGTCGCCGGCGGCGTCACCGCCGCGGTCGGCCTCGGCGCTCGACGAGCGTTCGCCGACGCTCCCAATCCGCGGATGAAACACGGGATGGTGATCGCGGCCGCGGGCTGGTTCTGCGTCGCCGTTTTCGGGGCGATCCCGTTCCTCCTGTCGGCGTATCTGACGCCGGCGGAGGCCATGCAGTCGTACGTCCTCTCGGCGCCCAGTCCCGAGGACTACGAGGCGGTCACCGTCTTCGGGATGCAGTCGCGCTCCAGCCTGGTGTACTTCAGGAACCCGCTGCACGCGATGTTCGAGAGCATGAGCGGCTGGACCGGCTCGGGGCTGACGATGGCGGTCCACGAGCCGACGCTCCCCCGCGCGATCCAGTGGTGGCGCTCGCTGATGCAGTGGGTCGGCGGCGTCGGCGTGATCGTCCTCACGACGGCGATCCTCGCCCGCCCTGGCAGCGGGAGCTACGCGCTGTACCGGAGCGAGGCCCGAGAGGAGAAGATCCACCCGAGCATCATCGACACGGTCCAGACGGTCTGGAAGATCTTCGTGCTCTACACTGCACTCGCGGTCGTCGCGATGTTTGTCGCGATCTCACTGTCGGACTACGGTTCCCAGTTACCGACGTGGCAAGCCTTCTGGCAGGCGCTCAACCACGCGATGACGGGGCTATCGACCGGCGGGTTCTCCGTCACGGACAACTCCATCGGCACGTACGACTCGACGCTCATCGAGACCGTCCTACTGCCGATCATGACCCTCGGCGCGATCGCGTTCCCGATCCACTACGGCATCCTCGCGAACCGCGACACCAGCCTCCTTTGGGAGGATCTCCAGACACGGTGGCTGTTCGTGCTGTTCGGCGCCGGCGTCGTCGTCCTCTCGCTCCAGAACGCGGTCGCCGTCACCGAGGTGTTCGACCCGACCGACTACGGGGGATTGCAGGCGGTCGGCCTGTCGGCGGCCCAGACGACGGCTATCCGCGATTCGGTGTTCCAGTGGATCAGCGCCCTCTCCTGTACGGGCTTTCAGTCGTCGTCGATCGGCGGCTGGAGCGACGCCGGAAAGTTCGTGCTCACGCTGCCCATGGTGATCGGCGGCGCCGCCGGGTCGACCGTCGGCGGCATCAAGATCATCCGGGCGTACACGATCGGCCGCGGCATCGTCTGGCAGTTCGCGAGGGTGTTCCTCCCCGAAAGCGCGGTCGTCACGGCGACGATCGACGGCCGCACCCTCTCGCGCAACGAGATGGAACGAGAGTTCAGCGAGGCGGCGATCGTCAGCCTGCTGTGGATCGCACTACTCGTCGCCAGCGCGATCGTCCTGGTGAACGTCGCCGGCCCCGACTTCGGTCTCGCTGATGCCGTCTTCGAGGTCGCCAGCGCGCAGGGCAACGTCGGCCTCTCCTCAGGGATCACCGGCCCCTCAATGAACCCCTTCGCCGAGTCCATGTTCGTGTTCAATATGTGGATCGGCCGCCTGGAGATCATCCCGGTGCTGGTGTTCGGCCGTTCGCTAATCTACGGGCTTCACCCGCAGTAA
- a CDS encoding TrkH family potassium uptake protein, whose product MRIRVDWRTSCSLVGTVLKWLSVPLLLPLALAAYEAEDVVPFLLTIAVTVAVGTLLERLTDERDLGNREAFLMVSLTWLSVALVGAIPFVAAGEGALAHPINALFESMSGITTTGATAAVDFSVHSRAILLWRQLIQWLGGLGILILATAILSQLGVAGAQLMETESQTRNVNRLTPKISNTAQLLWSLYIGLTLLLIGILYGLGLVGAAPNMTPFDAVAHAFTTISTSGFSPRGESLGAFAPIVQWTVTVFMAIGATSFVLIYLVLQGDFERLRESDEFRFYLGVLAFFSVGVVAILFSDGTYAGDVERTIRHGVFQVVSITTTTGYASTDFNVWSSPAKHLLFICMFIGGMAGSTTCSIKALRWLIVLKGFRRDLFVASHPSVVKPVRLSGDVVDEQTIRDVYAYTLISLVFFIATTVFLVFDSSRVGFQLTEFEALGAAAATFFNIGPGFGVAGPYETYEVFPESTKVAMILLMWIGRIEIIPVLVLLTPSYWRS is encoded by the coding sequence ATGAGGATCCGCGTCGACTGGCGCACCAGCTGTAGCCTCGTCGGGACGGTCCTCAAGTGGCTCTCGGTGCCGCTCCTGCTACCGCTCGCGCTCGCCGCGTACGAAGCCGAGGACGTCGTCCCGTTCCTCCTGACGATCGCCGTCACGGTCGCGGTCGGAACGCTCCTCGAACGGCTCACCGACGAGCGGGACCTCGGCAACCGGGAGGCGTTCCTCATGGTTTCGCTCACGTGGCTCTCGGTCGCGCTCGTCGGCGCGATCCCGTTCGTCGCGGCGGGCGAGGGGGCGCTCGCCCACCCGATCAACGCGCTGTTCGAGAGCATGAGCGGCATCACGACCACGGGCGCGACCGCCGCCGTCGACTTCTCGGTCCACTCGCGGGCGATACTGCTGTGGCGTCAGCTCATCCAGTGGCTCGGCGGGCTGGGCATCCTGATTCTCGCGACCGCGATCCTCTCGCAGCTCGGCGTCGCCGGCGCGCAGCTCATGGAGACCGAATCGCAGACTCGAAACGTCAACCGGCTCACGCCGAAGATCTCGAACACGGCGCAGCTCCTGTGGAGTCTGTACATCGGGCTGACGCTCCTGCTGATCGGGATCCTCTACGGGCTCGGGCTAGTCGGCGCCGCGCCGAACATGACGCCGTTCGACGCCGTCGCCCACGCGTTCACCACCATCTCGACCAGCGGGTTCTCGCCCCGCGGGGAGAGTCTGGGCGCGTTCGCGCCGATCGTCCAGTGGACCGTGACGGTATTCATGGCGATCGGCGCGACGAGTTTCGTCCTGATCTACCTGGTCCTGCAGGGCGACTTCGAGCGCCTCCGCGAGAGCGACGAGTTCCGGTTCTACCTCGGCGTTCTGGCGTTCTTCAGCGTCGGCGTCGTCGCGATCCTCTTCTCGGACGGGACCTACGCGGGCGACGTCGAGCGGACGATCCGCCACGGCGTCTTCCAGGTCGTCTCGATCACGACCACGACGGGCTACGCGAGCACGGACTTCAACGTGTGGTCCTCGCCCGCCAAGCACCTCCTCTTTATCTGCATGTTCATCGGCGGAATGGCCGGGTCCACGACCTGCTCGATCAAGGCGCTGCGCTGGCTGATCGTTCTGAAGGGGTTCCGGCGGGACCTGTTCGTCGCCAGCCACCCCTCGGTCGTCAAGCCGGTTCGCCTGAGCGGCGACGTCGTTGACGAGCAGACGATCCGCGACGTCTACGCCTACACCCTGATCAGCCTCGTCTTTTTCATCGCCACCACCGTCTTCCTGGTGTTCGACAGCTCCCGCGTCGGCTTCCAGCTCACCGAGTTCGAGGCGCTGGGCGCCGCGGCGGCGACGTTCTTCAACATCGGTCCGGGGTTCGGGGTCGCCGGCCCCTACGAGACCTACGAGGTGTTCCCCGAGAGCACGAAGGTCGCGATGATCCTCCTGATGTGGATCGGCCGGATCGAGATCATCCCGGTGCTGGTGCTGCTGACGCCGTCGTACTGGCGGTCGTAG
- a CDS encoding class I SAM-dependent methyltransferase — MDRAPDRVRETYDDIAEHFASTREYPWPEVEEFLDGVDGALGLDLGCGNARHAEPMAEYVDRVVGVDVSRGLLETARERRGERDFGVDLVQGDAGRLPIADGVVDVAVYVATLHHLPDRAARRRSLDELARALAPEGRALVSAWSTAHDRFDRSEGFDTTVDWTLPGGETVPRFYHVYDPDEFRADLSASDLAVEDAFLSSGNCYAVVGKGKHP, encoded by the coding sequence ATGGACCGGGCGCCCGATCGCGTTCGCGAGACGTACGACGACATCGCCGAGCACTTCGCGTCGACCCGGGAGTACCCCTGGCCGGAGGTCGAGGAGTTCCTCGACGGCGTCGACGGCGCGCTCGGCCTCGATCTCGGCTGCGGCAACGCCCGCCACGCCGAGCCGATGGCCGAGTACGTCGACCGGGTCGTCGGCGTCGACGTCAGCCGCGGGCTGCTCGAAACCGCCCGGGAGCGCCGCGGCGAGCGCGACTTCGGCGTCGATCTCGTGCAGGGCGACGCCGGGCGGCTGCCGATCGCCGACGGCGTCGTCGACGTCGCGGTGTACGTCGCCACGCTCCACCACCTCCCGGACCGCGCGGCGCGACGCCGAAGCCTGGACGAGCTCGCCCGCGCCCTCGCGCCGGAGGGCCGCGCCCTCGTCTCGGCGTGGAGCACGGCCCACGACCGCTTCGACCGCTCGGAGGGGTTCGACACGACGGTCGACTGGACGCTGCCGGGCGGCGAGACGGTTCCGCGGTTCTACCACGTGTACGATCCCGACGAGTTCCGCGCCGACCTCTCGGCGAGCGATCTCGCGGTCGAGGACGCATTCCTCTCCAGCGGCAACTGCTACGCGGTCGTCGGAAAAGGGAAACACCCTTAA
- a CDS encoding type II secretion system F family protein, giving the protein MAPYDLVPLAIALVVLVPVALAPLSTRVERVLSRLSLLAFGDFVHRVGRNRQRRKRRLRTAHVPTTYRIYAARTLLYAAAGAVVGAAAGLYLQWGAVLLLETPQETVSATLPSTVEFVAGAFGQPQPTGTTLLAIQVGSAIAMAVAVAVATYYLRWWYPSYLAGRRRRNIEANLPETVSFMYALSRSGMEFPTVLRILADHEHVYGEPAAEVGVAVRNMDMFGKDMVTAIRTMARRTPSPKFKEFAENLSSVLQSGQSLADFLEQQHAEFRQDAEDQQDRLLNELATLAEVYVTLLVVLPLFLITILVVIGISMTDTLTLLRVTVYVLLPVANVAFIIYLGSAMGESSGGGQFEPTFDPSIRLSGVRRAEDAETRSDGGLTRSDGGTSRPDSGVPAASASDRQSKNLERLRLYRQYKWLRETFGTPIQTIVERPKTLLWATIPVVGVLTALRFAVAVRLGVPLRLIVDDFLLQATLFVVGTFAIAYEVHRRRIETIEAAVPDFLDRLASVNEAGMTVVESIDRVRKSDLGALNPELDRVWADIRWGADVELALRRFEHRVRTRTISRVVTLITNAINASGDLARVLRIAASQAKSDRRLKRARKDEMLTYVVVVYVAFGVFLLIVGALDTVLIPNLPDESVLPEASGAAGQFAITQVLQDLGSINQSAYTVIFFHTTSLQALFSGLIAGQMSGGRLADGAKHAAVLLSVAYLTFLFI; this is encoded by the coding sequence ATGGCGCCGTACGACCTCGTCCCGCTGGCGATCGCGCTCGTCGTCCTCGTGCCGGTCGCGCTCGCGCCGCTGAGCACGCGCGTCGAGCGAGTGCTCTCTCGGCTTTCCCTGCTCGCGTTCGGCGACTTCGTCCACCGGGTCGGGCGGAATCGTCAGCGGCGAAAACGACGGCTTCGAACCGCGCACGTTCCGACGACCTATCGCATCTACGCCGCGCGGACGCTGCTGTACGCCGCCGCCGGGGCGGTCGTCGGCGCCGCGGCCGGCCTGTACCTCCAGTGGGGCGCCGTCCTGCTGCTCGAAACGCCACAGGAGACCGTCAGTGCGACCCTTCCCAGCACCGTCGAGTTCGTCGCCGGCGCGTTCGGGCAGCCACAGCCGACCGGGACGACGTTGCTTGCGATCCAGGTTGGGTCGGCGATCGCGATGGCCGTCGCCGTCGCGGTCGCCACGTACTACCTCCGGTGGTGGTACCCCTCCTACCTCGCCGGGCGGCGCCGGCGGAACATCGAGGCGAACCTCCCCGAGACGGTCTCGTTCATGTACGCGCTCTCCCGGAGCGGGATGGAGTTCCCGACGGTGCTACGGATCCTCGCCGACCACGAGCACGTGTACGGCGAGCCGGCGGCGGAAGTCGGCGTGGCCGTCAGAAATATGGATATGTTCGGCAAGGACATGGTCACCGCGATCCGGACGATGGCCCGCCGGACGCCGAGCCCGAAGTTCAAGGAGTTCGCCGAGAACCTCTCGAGCGTTCTCCAGAGCGGCCAGAGCCTCGCCGATTTCCTCGAACAGCAACACGCCGAGTTCCGGCAGGACGCCGAAGATCAGCAGGACCGCCTGCTCAACGAGCTCGCGACGCTCGCTGAGGTGTACGTCACGCTGCTGGTGGTGCTGCCGCTCTTTCTGATCACGATCCTCGTCGTGATCGGCATCTCGATGACCGACACGCTGACGCTGCTGCGAGTCACGGTCTACGTCCTGTTGCCGGTCGCGAACGTCGCCTTCATCATCTATCTCGGCTCGGCGATGGGCGAGTCGAGCGGCGGCGGGCAGTTCGAACCCACGTTCGACCCCTCGATCCGGCTGTCGGGCGTGCGTCGCGCCGAGGACGCGGAAACTCGCTCCGACGGCGGGCTGACCCGCTCCGACGGCGGAACGTCCCGTCCCGATAGCGGCGTCCCTGCGGCGTCGGCGTCAGACCGCCAATCGAAGAACCTCGAACGCCTTCGGCTCTACCGCCAGTACAAGTGGCTACGGGAGACGTTCGGAACTCCGATCCAGACGATCGTCGAACGCCCGAAAACGCTGCTGTGGGCGACGATCCCGGTCGTCGGCGTCCTGACCGCCCTGCGATTCGCGGTGGCCGTCCGGCTGGGCGTCCCGCTGCGGCTGATCGTCGACGACTTCCTGCTCCAGGCGACGCTGTTCGTCGTCGGGACGTTCGCGATCGCCTACGAGGTCCACCGGCGCCGGATCGAGACGATCGAGGCGGCGGTGCCGGACTTCCTCGATCGCCTCGCGAGCGTCAACGAGGCCGGCATGACCGTCGTCGAGAGCATCGACCGGGTTCGCAAGAGCGACCTCGGCGCGCTCAACCCGGAACTCGACCGCGTCTGGGCGGACATCCGGTGGGGCGCCGACGTCGAGCTGGCGCTGCGGCGGTTCGAGCACCGCGTCCGGACGCGGACGATCTCGCGGGTCGTCACCCTGATCACGAACGCGATCAACGCCAGCGGCGATCTCGCCCGCGTGCTGCGGATCGCCGCCTCGCAAGCCAAGTCCGACCGCCGACTCAAGCGCGCACGCAAGGACGAGATGCTAACGTACGTCGTGGTCGTCTACGTCGCGTTCGGGGTGTTCCTGTTGATCGTCGGCGCGCTCGACACCGTCCTCATTCCGAACCTCCCCGACGAGAGCGTGCTGCCCGAGGCCAGCGGCGCGGCCGGCCAGTTCGCCATCACGCAGGTCCTGCAGGATCTCGGGTCGATCAACCAGTCGGCGTACACGGTGATCTTCTTCCACACGACCTCGCTGCAGGCGCTGTTCTCGGGGCTGATCGCCGGGCAGATGAGCGGCGGCCGGCTGGCCGACGGCGCCAAGCACGCCGCCGTCCTGCTCTCGGTCGCGTATCTCACCTTCCTGTTCATCTGA